A window of Methanobacterium veterum contains these coding sequences:
- a CDS encoding TIGR00375 family protein: MIINADLHIHSLYSMATSKSMVISTIASQSKLKGLDLVGTGDAFHPEWLKIIEDSTQPSKTGIYSVKECGDDSQTRLINSVDHPETGTAKCKFILTAEVEDRNRVHQLLILPSIEAAYQIREELPSKNIDKEGRPRVNMNGAELMDLIKDHNGLIGPAHAFTPWTSIYKEFDSIYDCYNDTPDFLELGLSADTDMADRIEELQDIPFISNSDAHSPWPHRLGREFNEIEIKEMTFNAFKDAVHAKKVVGNYGFDPRLGKYHETGCVRCYDTIPIEKAQELKMRCPCGGLIKKGVKDRIGDIAKWKEPHHPEFRPQYTHILPLAEIISLVHGKGITTVYVQKIWKEMVQTFGSEIEVLIYAPLDKIARTEPKLAEVIKSFRENTLNIQSGSGGHYGQIILD, from the coding sequence ATGATTATTAATGCAGATCTACACATTCACAGTCTTTATTCTATGGCAACTTCAAAAAGCATGGTTATAAGCACAATTGCATCTCAATCTAAACTTAAAGGTCTGGACTTAGTTGGTACTGGCGATGCATTTCATCCTGAATGGCTTAAAATCATAGAAGATAGTACACAACCTTCAAAAACTGGAATATATTCAGTTAAAGAATGTGGAGATGATTCACAGACGCGTTTAATAAATAGTGTGGATCATCCTGAAACCGGCACGGCTAAATGTAAATTTATTTTAACAGCTGAAGTTGAAGACCGTAATAGAGTCCACCAACTGCTTATTTTACCTTCAATTGAAGCTGCTTACCAGATAAGGGAAGAATTACCATCTAAAAATATAGATAAAGAAGGTAGGCCTAGAGTTAATATGAATGGGGCAGAATTAATGGATTTAATTAAAGATCATAACGGATTAATAGGCCCTGCCCATGCATTTACTCCCTGGACAAGTATTTACAAGGAATTTGACAGTATATATGACTGTTATAATGATACTCCTGATTTTTTAGAGCTTGGACTTTCTGCAGATACGGATATGGCCGATAGAATAGAAGAACTTCAGGATATTCCATTTATTTCAAATTCAGATGCGCATTCGCCGTGGCCCCACAGGCTTGGAAGGGAATTTAATGAAATTGAAATTAAAGAAATGACATTTAATGCGTTTAAAGACGCTGTCCATGCAAAGAAAGTTGTAGGTAATTATGGATTTGATCCAAGGCTTGGTAAATACCATGAAACTGGCTGTGTAAGGTGCTATGACACAATTCCAATTGAAAAAGCACAAGAACTTAAAATGAGGTGCCCCTGCGGAGGACTTATAAAAAAAGGTGTTAAAGACAGGATAGGTGACATTGCAAAATGGAAAGAGCCGCACCATCCAGAATTTAGGCCGCAATATACTCATATCCTCCCCTTGGCTGAGATAATAAGCCTTGTCCATGGAAAAGGAATCACTACAGTTTATGTTCAGAAAATATGGAAGGAAATGGTGCAGACATTTGGAAGTGAAATAGAAGTCCTGATTTATGCACCTCTTGATAAGATTGCAAGAACTGAACCAAAACTGGCAGAGGTTATAAAGTCATTTAGAGAAAATACCTTGAATATTCAGTCGGGTTCCGGTGGACATTACGGGCAAATTATTTTAGACTGA
- a CDS encoding 30S ribosomal protein S27e: MAIAGTQKSNFLKVKCLDCGNQQTVFDHAASNVQCIICGKTLVKPKGGKSEIVAQIIEVLD, translated from the coding sequence ATGGCAATTGCAGGAACTCAAAAAAGTAACTTTTTAAAAGTCAAATGTTTGGACTGCGGAAATCAGCAGACTGTATTTGATCACGCAGCATCAAACGTCCAGTGTATCATATGTGGGAAAACACTGGTGAAACCAAAAGGCGGAAAATCTGAAATAGTAGCTCAGATTATTGAAGTCCTTGATTAA
- a CDS encoding NUDIX domain-containing protein, giving the protein MILCEDDSIVLIKRKYDPYKGSWALPGGFVEWGETVESAVVREVKEETGLEVDIIELVGVYSDPERDPRGHTVTVCYLMRKIGGNLKADTDASIAQYFKKDEILKLKLAFDHDVILKDAFKLLNRSKT; this is encoded by the coding sequence GTGATACTATGTGAAGATGATTCCATAGTTTTGATCAAACGAAAATACGATCCATATAAAGGTTCGTGGGCGTTACCTGGCGGATTTGTTGAATGGGGTGAAACAGTAGAATCGGCAGTTGTTAGAGAAGTTAAAGAAGAAACTGGCCTTGAAGTGGATATAATAGAGCTTGTAGGAGTTTACTCAGATCCTGAAAGAGATCCGAGGGGACATACCGTTACAGTATGCTACCTTATGAGGAAAATAGGTGGAAATTTAAAAGCAGATACTGATGCTTCCATTGCACAGTATTTTAAAAAAGATGAGATTTTGAAACTTAAACTTGCATTTGACCATGATGTCATCTTAAAAGATGCGTTTAAGTTATTAAATAGAAGTAAAACATAG
- a CDS encoding translation initiation factor IF-2 subunit alpha, with product MVRMKREWPSEGDLIVGTVHKVLNYGAFASLEEYEGKEAFIHISEVSSGWVKNIRDYVRENQKIVARVLRVNPKKGHVDVSMKRIREDQRTRKIQQWKIEQKAEKLLEISAKSIGKDLDTAYDEIGYAIIDEFGDLYEAFETAAEEGESALKDRGIDGEWATTITEVAKKNISPPEVQITGYINLKSYAPNGVDIIKNALGSVEADNISVQCVGAPRYRLIVKSSDYLTAENLMKDAAQQCIELVVEEGGEGEFQRELE from the coding sequence ATGGTAAGAATGAAAAGAGAATGGCCTAGCGAAGGAGATTTAATAGTAGGAACAGTGCACAAAGTTTTAAACTATGGTGCATTTGCTTCTCTTGAAGAATATGAAGGAAAGGAAGCTTTTATTCATATTTCTGAAGTATCTTCTGGATGGGTAAAAAATATCAGGGATTATGTCCGTGAAAATCAGAAAATCGTTGCAAGAGTCTTAAGGGTAAACCCTAAAAAAGGCCATGTCGACGTTTCCATGAAAAGGATAAGGGAAGATCAAAGGACAAGGAAAATTCAGCAGTGGAAAATCGAGCAAAAAGCTGAAAAACTGCTCGAAATATCTGCAAAATCAATAGGAAAAGATCTTGATACTGCATATGATGAAATTGGATATGCTATCATAGATGAATTCGGTGATCTTTATGAAGCATTTGAAACAGCCGCGGAAGAAGGCGAAAGTGCACTTAAAGATAGAGGAATAGATGGGGAATGGGCAACAACTATAACTGAAGTTGCTAAAAAGAATATATCTCCTCCTGAAGTTCAGATAACTGGATACATTAATTTAAAATCCTATGCACCGAATGGTGTTGATATAATAAAGAATGCACTTGGATCTGTTGAGGCTGATAACATTTCAGTCCAATGTGTTGGAGCTCCAAGATATAGGTTAATAGTCAAATCTTCTGATTACCTTACAGCAGAAAACTTAATGAAAGATGCAGCACAGCAGTGTATTGAACTTGTTGTTGAGGAAGGCGGGGAAGGCGAATTCCAGCGTGAATTAGAATAG
- a CDS encoding endonuclease dU gives MKNKKFRIIKREIRILGVDDAPFPPHTKNNVMLIGTIFRGGTWLDGVLRTYIKGDGTDSTAKIIKMVNDSRHKDQIGVIMLDGITFGGFNVVNIKEIFDETGIPIIVIMRKFPNFEKIKKALMRFEDCKERWKLIQEAGTVYKIENKEPLYIQIYGIDLEDAEEIVGIATTRSAIPEPIRAAHLIGAGVVTGESKGSA, from the coding sequence ATGAAAAATAAAAAATTTAGGATAATTAAAAGAGAAATACGTATTTTGGGAGTTGACGATGCTCCTTTCCCTCCTCATACAAAAAACAACGTCATGTTAATTGGCACCATCTTCCGGGGAGGAACATGGCTTGATGGAGTATTAAGGACTTACATCAAGGGGGATGGTACAGATTCAACTGCAAAAATCATCAAAATGGTAAATGACTCCAGGCATAAAGATCAAATTGGAGTCATCATGCTTGATGGAATTACTTTTGGCGGATTCAACGTTGTAAATATAAAGGAAATCTTTGATGAAACTGGTATTCCCATCATTGTCATAATGAGAAAGTTTCCAAATTTTGAGAAGATTAAGAAGGCTTTAATGAGATTTGAAGACTGCAAAGAAAGATGGAAATTAATACAGGAAGCAGGAACAGTCTATAAAATAGAAAATAAAGAGCCTTTGTATATCCAGATATATGGCATTGATCTTGAAGACGCTGAGGAAATAGTTGGTATTGCTACAACAAGAAGCGCTATACCTGAGCCTATAAGGGCAGCTCATCTTATAGGGGCAGGAGTTGTAACTGGTGAATCCAAAGGAAGCGCATAA
- a CDS encoding DNA replication complex subunit Gins51, translating into MDEFFQRLREIQKKERSTSGLADVGDNFYKDVHNYLDKLIMKIGNNPFSFESYLLRDARRIAAEICERREYKITSSALMNVHRTYRIFDEKSEKSDINSPAIPPANLTPEEEDLYYSLVKSLSKYRQGMKSPLAKFKAKKAKPELKPKAPDTPEPSVPLANENLSTSKVKKAAPAGIEQDIESFQAYASPGFEAPDIEPPIEPELEPDIGPEIDFESLEKGISKAADQKDPVKTLMVLEELPSIMGIDKKVYGPLSPQDIITMPEPNAMILIKNNKGKFIEKYKKIAYR; encoded by the coding sequence TTGGATGAGTTTTTCCAGAGATTGAGGGAAATCCAAAAAAAAGAACGTAGTACAAGTGGGTTAGCTGATGTTGGAGATAACTTCTATAAAGATGTTCACAACTATCTAGATAAGTTGATAATGAAAATAGGGAATAATCCTTTTTCTTTTGAATCATATCTCCTTAGAGATGCGAGAAGAATTGCAGCAGAAATCTGTGAAAGGCGAGAATATAAAATAACAAGCAGTGCATTGATGAATGTGCATCGCACCTATAGAATATTCGATGAAAAATCTGAAAAATCAGATATAAATTCTCCTGCTATTCCCCCTGCAAACTTAACCCCCGAGGAAGAAGATCTTTATTATTCTCTCGTAAAATCACTTTCAAAATACAGGCAAGGGATGAAATCTCCTTTAGCTAAATTTAAAGCTAAAAAGGCAAAACCGGAGTTAAAACCTAAAGCACCAGATACGCCTGAGCCATCTGTGCCGTTAGCTAATGAAAATCTAAGCACAAGCAAAGTTAAAAAAGCGGCACCTGCTGGAATTGAACAGGATATTGAAAGTTTTCAGGCATATGCGAGTCCTGGATTTGAAGCACCAGATATAGAACCTCCTATAGAACCGGAATTAGAACCTGATATCGGACCTGAAATAGACTTTGAAAGTCTTGAGAAAGGAATTTCAAAGGCAGCTGATCAAAAGGATCCAGTTAAAACACTAATGGTTCTTGAAGAACTTCCTTCTATTATGGGTATTGATAAAAAAGTTTACGGCCCTTTATCTCCTCAGGATATAATTACGATGCCTGAACCAAATGCAATGATACTCATAAAGAATAATAAAGGGAAATTTATTGAAAAATACAAAAAAATAGCTTATAGATGA
- the mtrA gene encoding tetrahydromethanopterin S-methyltransferase subunit A — MVNKKPTAEGWPQIVGDYTVGDEESAVAVVTLGSHMGNEPTEAGASISGSLHTENLGIEKVIGNVVSNPNIRFLVVCGAEVQGHITGQTIKALHENGVDAKKRIVGAEGAIPYLENVTEDAVQRFRDQIEIVDLVDTENAASIHSKIEGCLIHDAGACEEETVVIPLPEKQKDSSLTVENT, encoded by the coding sequence AATAGTCGGTGATTATACCGTTGGAGATGAAGAAAGTGCTGTGGCAGTAGTTACCCTCGGGTCCCATATGGGAAATGAACCTACCGAAGCAGGAGCATCAATATCAGGATCTTTGCATACTGAAAATCTGGGTATTGAAAAGGTTATTGGTAACGTTGTTTCCAATCCTAACATAAGATTCCTTGTGGTTTGCGGTGCAGAGGTCCAGGGACATATTACTGGTCAAACTATTAAAGCTCTGCATGAAAATGGTGTAGATGCAAAAAAAAGGATAGTAGGTGCTGAAGGGGCGATACCCTACCTTGAAAACGTCACTGAAGATGCAGTCCAGAGATTTAGAGATCAAATCGAAATAGTTGACCTGGTGGACACAGAAAACGCTGCCTCCATTCACTCCAAAATTGAAGGGTGTTTAATCCATGATGCAGGAGCATGCGAAGAAGAGACAGTAGTTATCCCCCTGCCTGAAAAACAAAAAGATTCCAGTTTAACAGTTGAAAACACCTAA
- a CDS encoding RNA-protein complex protein Nop10 produces MKMKMKKCKSCGEYTLKDKCPYCEGEVGVVYPPKYSPEDKYGKYRRMLKKQLLNKKE; encoded by the coding sequence ATGAAAATGAAAATGAAAAAGTGTAAATCCTGCGGGGAATATACACTTAAAGACAAATGTCCTTACTGTGAAGGTGAAGTTGGAGTGGTATATCCTCCTAAGTATTCTCCTGAAGACAAATATGGGAAGTACAGGAGAATGCTTAAAAAACAACTGCTTAATAAAAAGGAGTGA
- the pcn gene encoding proliferating cell nuclear antigen (pcna) — MFKAVLSDSNILKTSFDAISSIVDEVQMQADSEGLRLDALDRSHITFVHLELKPQLFDEFTIDEPLKINVDTEELMKVLKRAKSSDIVELSVDEGNLILIFEGDARRRFKIRLIDIEYEAPSPPDLEYPTEFEIPFSLLKNSIQDIEIVSDKIALMVDEDKFTAEAEGEFGDAKIEYLHGEKIDTKSKSIFSLEKIKEMLKADKFSDAIVLKLGNDMPLNLSLKMATDEGELSFLLAPRIESEE; from the coding sequence ATGTTTAAAGCGGTTCTGAGCGATTCGAACATCTTAAAAACCAGTTTTGATGCTATATCTTCTATTGTAGATGAAGTACAGATGCAGGCAGATAGTGAAGGTCTAAGATTGGATGCACTGGATAGATCACATATCACATTCGTACACCTTGAACTTAAACCACAACTATTCGACGAATTTACTATCGACGAGCCTTTAAAAATAAATGTAGACACAGAAGAGCTCATGAAAGTCTTAAAAAGAGCAAAAAGCAGTGATATTGTTGAACTTTCAGTAGATGAAGGAAATCTTATTCTTATATTTGAAGGGGATGCAAGACGTAGATTTAAAATAAGACTTATAGATATTGAATATGAAGCACCAAGTCCACCAGACCTTGAGTACCCAACTGAATTTGAGATTCCATTCAGTCTTCTTAAAAACTCTATTCAGGATATTGAAATAGTCTCAGATAAGATTGCACTTATGGTTGATGAAGATAAATTCACTGCAGAAGCTGAAGGTGAATTTGGGGATGCAAAAATCGAGTATCTTCACGGGGAAAAGATAGATACAAAATCAAAATCCATTTTTTCACTTGAGAAAATTAAAGAGATGCTAAAAGCAGATAAATTTTCAGATGCAATTGTTTTAAAACTTGGAAATGATATGCCTCTTAATCTTTCCTTAAAAATGGCTACAGATGAAGGAGAGCTCAGTTTTCTTTTAGCTCCACGTATAGAAAGTGAAGAATAG
- a CDS encoding proteasome assembly chaperone family protein — MNKTYVKMMEEVDLTEPIFIEALPGIGHVGKLVAEHIIHELDAKKFAELYSPSFPPQVFVSEEGLIEPMKNEFYALKGQDGQDYIILVGNTQGLSPEGQHEVCGIILDLIEKYGVKQMFTLGGLGTGQPIEKSKVLGAATTLELAEMLKEHNVTLRSADGGIIGASGLLLGMGMLRGINGVCLMGETPGYFIDADASKAVLTVLLDILNMEIDIAKLEERAEETRKMISKAQQMEREMAERMHIAPGEEDLRYIG; from the coding sequence ATGAATAAAACTTATGTGAAGATGATGGAAGAAGTGGACCTTACAGAACCCATATTCATAGAGGCACTTCCTGGAATCGGTCACGTTGGTAAATTAGTTGCAGAACATATAATTCACGAACTCGACGCAAAAAAATTTGCAGAGTTATACTCACCATCATTCCCTCCACAAGTCTTTGTAAGTGAGGAAGGACTTATTGAACCAATGAAAAATGAGTTTTATGCACTTAAAGGCCAGGATGGACAGGATTATATTATTCTTGTTGGAAATACCCAGGGTTTAAGTCCTGAAGGTCAACACGAAGTATGTGGAATTATACTTGATTTGATAGAAAAATATGGGGTTAAACAGATGTTCACCCTCGGCGGTCTGGGAACAGGTCAACCTATTGAAAAATCAAAAGTTTTAGGTGCAGCTACTACATTAGAACTTGCAGAAATGTTAAAAGAACATAATGTAACTCTAAGATCCGCAGATGGCGGTATAATCGGGGCATCAGGCCTTCTTTTAGGAATGGGAATGCTTAGAGGTATTAATGGAGTATGCCTTATGGGTGAAACACCTGGATATTTCATAGATGCTGACGCTTCTAAAGCAGTTTTAACAGTTTTACTTGATATACTGAATATGGAAATAGATATCGCTAAATTAGAGGAAAGAGCAGAAGAAACTCGTAAGATGATATCTAAAGCTCAGCAAATGGAGCGAGAAATGGCTGAAAGAATGCATATAGCTCCTGGTGAAGAAGATTTAAGATACATCGGGTAA
- a CDS encoding 50S ribosomal protein L44e yields MKIPKERRTYCPSCKKHTLHEVFQSKKRKASELKWGQRQFRRVTSGYRGYPRPLPSGNKPVKKLDLRYKCKECGKAHIKRNSFRAGKVEFVS; encoded by the coding sequence ATGAAAATTCCAAAAGAAAGAAGAACTTACTGTCCAAGCTGTAAAAAACATACCCTTCACGAAGTATTCCAATCCAAAAAAAGGAAAGCAAGCGAGCTTAAATGGGGGCAACGTCAGTTCAGAAGGGTCACAAGCGGGTACAGAGGTTATCCAAGGCCACTTCCATCTGGAAACAAACCAGTCAAAAAACTGGATTTAAGATACAAATGTAAAGAATGTGGAAAAGCACACATTAAAAGAAACTCATTTAGAGCAGGAAAAGTGGAGTTTGTAAGCTAG
- a CDS encoding transcription factor S — protein sequence MEFCPKCGTVMFPKDNCFKCKCGYEREITKEQKNEYEVSEKVSSKDNIIVKGDDVKTLPTTRAICPKCGNKVAYWWLQQTRRADESETRFLRCTKCGQTWREYD from the coding sequence ATGGAATTTTGTCCAAAATGTGGAACTGTCATGTTTCCTAAGGATAACTGCTTTAAATGTAAATGCGGGTATGAACGGGAAATAACCAAAGAACAAAAAAACGAGTATGAGGTCTCTGAAAAAGTATCATCTAAGGATAATATAATAGTTAAAGGTGATGATGTAAAGACATTACCAACTACTCGTGCAATTTGTCCAAAGTGCGGCAATAAAGTAGCCTACTGGTGGCTTCAGCAGACCAGAAGGGCTGATGAATCTGAAACAAGGTTTTTAAGATGCACTAAATGTGGACAGACCTGGCGGGAATATGATTAA
- a CDS encoding DNA-directed RNA polymerase subunit L, which translates to MKIIKDTKNELEIEITGETHSLCNALRRALMEDKNVESAAYVIAHPIVGEPNLYIKGKNPRKSLEKAAKTLQKRSDEFKSILEASLEE; encoded by the coding sequence ATGAAGATTATAAAAGATACTAAAAACGAACTGGAAATTGAAATTACAGGCGAAACCCATTCATTATGTAACGCACTCAGAAGAGCTTTGATGGAAGATAAAAACGTTGAATCTGCAGCATATGTTATAGCTCACCCTATTGTAGGAGAGCCAAATTTGTACATTAAAGGTAAAAACCCAAGAAAATCTCTTGAAAAAGCTGCAAAAACGCTTCAAAAAAGAAGTGATGAGTTCAAAAGTATTTTAGAAGCCTCTTTAGAGGAATAA